TTTAAATTCTTCAACTCTTTAAAAATCAATCTCCCACTAACCCCCACACCAATCTCCCACTAAATAGATTTCATGGACAGTCACACTACAACACATCAAAATGATAAACCTAGAATTCTTTTATCCATAGAAAAACAATGAAAGAAATTCCACAGTCACACAAGAGCACATCAAAATGATAAATCCAGAAAATAACACCATCATAAATGAAAATGAGTTATAAATCGTTGAGAAAACTAgaagtatataaaattattttattgatatatctCACCATTAACGCTGACTTCCATCTTCTACAGCGTCATTCCACATGCTTAAAGCTATTGTGTCTCTCCAATTGTTAGCATATTCTCTTTGCTGAGATTCAAGAGCACCAACATGTACAACTTCTTCAAAATTTGCTTGATCATTGTTTGGAGGGATAACTTCCGCTGGAAAAGCATCAGACCGACAATGCTTCCGTAGAAAGTTATGTAATCCTGCACAAGCTAAAACTAATTCTGCTTGTGTTGTATAAGGAAAAGGAGGCACTGActtaaaaaacaagaaacaagattTCAAAATACCGAAGATTCGCTCAATCATGTTTCTCAAAGATGCATGCCGCAAATTGAACAACTCGTTTTGATTTTTAGGATCACGGCCTTCACCTTTAAATTCTTGTAAATGATAGCGAGTATGTCTGAATGGAGCTAAAAACTTTTGACGATTTGCAAATCCACAGTCAACCAGATAAAATTTCCTAGGAAttcaatttgtaaataaataaaaaattctatagATCTCTAAATTGTTTACTACAACTTAGGTACATACCTTCTGGAACGGTTAATCTGCTACAGTGCCTGGTCAAAGCATTACTTAAAATTTTCGAATCATGGGCTGATCCTTCCCATCCACTAAGAACATACATGAATTCCAAATCAAAGTTGCAAGCAGCAAGGacattttgtgatataaatcCTTTGCGATTACGATAGCTTGGAACATCAGAAGTTGGTATCATTGCAAAAATATGTGTACCATCGATAGCTCCAATACAGTCCTATAAagatcttatacaataaaggaGAGTTGTCTCTCTCCTCCTGCGTCCATGTCAGCATTCACATATGGGTGtttgatgacacgtggcatactCGAACACAAGCGAATCCTGCGTTTTATGTCCTTT
The nucleotide sequence above comes from Brassica oleracea var. oleracea cultivar TO1000 unplaced genomic scaffold, BOL UnpScaffold01606, whole genome shotgun sequence. Encoded proteins:
- the LOC106321424 gene encoding uncharacterized protein LOC106321424, encoding MVKPGVATAAKISESTRFYPYFKDCIGAIDGTHIFAMIPTSDVPSYRNRKGFISQNVLAACNFDLEFMYVLSGWEGSAHDSKILSNALTRHCSRLTVPEGMYLSSEVIPPNNDQANFEEVVHVGALESQQREYANNWRDTIALSMWNDAVEDGSQR